A part of Sander vitreus isolate 19-12246 chromosome 8, sanVit1, whole genome shotgun sequence genomic DNA contains:
- the has3 gene encoding hyaluronan synthase 3, whose protein sequence is MPSRCRNALNIVGTTLFAAVVLFTILLAYVTGYQFIHTEQHHLSFGLYGAFLSLHLFLQSLFAFLEHRRMRSPARPQHLRRSVALCIAAYQEDPDYLRKCLRSVRRISFPGLKVVLVVDGNRPEDRYMIDIFQEVMGGADQAGSMVWKGNYHSDGSGGEGGVRGGGRSTVHMEEAARVARLVRGCRYSCIMQEWGGKREVMYTAFKALGDSVDYVQVCDSDTVLDPACTIEMLKILEEDPMVGGVGGDVQILNKYDSWISFLSSVRYWMAFNIERACQSYFGCVQCISGPLGMYKNSLLQCFLEPWYHQTFLGSKCSFGDDRHLTNRVLSYGYKTKFTARSQCQTETPTEYLRWLNQQTRWSKSYFREWLYNALWFHKHSLWMTYESVVTGFFPFFLVATVIHLFYRGRLWNILLFLLTVQLVGMVKATYACFLRGSLVMIFMSLYSLLYMSSLLPAKIFALLTINKAGWGTSGRRKIVVNLIGAVPVTVWAMVLLGGVAYTIYCETQEPFSETEKALLIAGMILYACYWLILLVLYLAIVAKRCNKREEQYHLPYAEA, encoded by the exons ATGCCCTCTCGCTGCAGGAATGCGCTGAACATCGTGGGCACCACCCTTTTTGCTGCGGTGGTCCTCTTCACCATCCTGCTGGCCTATGTCACAG GCTACCAGTTCATCCACACTGAGCAGCACCACCTTTCCTTTGGCCTCTATGGTgccttcctctccctccatctctttctccagAGCCTTTTCGCCTTCCTGGAGCATCGGCGGATGAGGAGCCCCGCCCGGCCACAGCACCTCCGTCGCTCCGTGGCTCTCTGCATCGCCGCCTACCAGGAGGACCCAGACTACCTGAGGAAGTGCCTGCGCAGTGTCCGCCGAATCTCCTTCCCTGGCCTGAAGGTGGTGCTAGTAGTGGACGGGAACCGGCCCGAGGACCGCTACATGATTGACATTTTCCAGGAGGTGATGGGCGGGGCTGACCAGGCTGGCAGTATGGTGTGGAAGGGAAACTACCACAGTGATGGGagtggaggagaaggaggagtcAGAGGCGGAGGGAGGAGCACAGTGCACATGGAGGAGGCAGCACGAGTGGCTCGGCTGGTCAGAGGCTGCCGCTATTCCTGTATTATGCAGGAATGGGGAGGGAAAAGAGAGGTGATGTACACTGCCTTTAAAGCACTGGGGGACAGTGTGGATTATGTGCAG GTGTGTGACTCAGACACAGTTCTAGACCCAGCATGTACCATAGAAATGCTGAAGATCCTTGAGGAAGATCCGATGGTGGGAGGGGTTGGTGGAGACGTGCAg ATCCTTAACAAGTACGACTCGTGGATCTCCTTCCTCAGTAGTGTGCGCTACTGGATGGCCTTCAACATTGAGCGGGCCTGTCAGTCCTACTTTGGATGCGTCCAGTGTATCAGCGGCCCTCTGGGGATGTATAAGAACTCTTTGCTCCAGTGCTTCCTGGAGCCCTGGTACCACCAGACCTTCCTAGGCTCCAAGTGCAGCTTCGGTGATGACCGCCACCTCACCAATCGGGTGCTCAGCTATGGCTACAAGACAAAATTCACGGCGCGATCGCAGTGCCAGACTGAGACACCAACCGAGTATTTGCGTTGGCTCAACCAGCAGACTCGATGGAGCAAGTCTTACTTCCGTGAGTGGCTCTACAATGCACTGTGGTTCCACAAGCACAGCCTTTGGATGACCTATGAGTCCGTGGTCACTGGCTTCTTCCCATTCTTCTTGGTTGCCACAGTCATCCATCTCTTCTACCGTGGAAGGCTGTGGAACATCCTGCTCTTCTTATTGACAGTCCAACTGGTTGGGATGGTGAAAGCCACCTACGCCTGTTTTCTGCGTGGCAGCCTGGTCATGATCTTCATGTCACTCTACTCTCTGCTCTATATGTCCAGCTTGCTCCCTGCCAAAATATTTGCCCTACTCACCATCAACAAGGCTGGATGGGGCACCTCAGGCCGCAGGAAAATCGTGGTCAACTTAATTGGCGCTGTGCCTGTCACAGTGTGGGCTATGGTGCTGCTTGGCGGTGTGGCATATACAATCTACTGTGAAACACAGGAGCCATTTAGTGAGACAGAGAAAGCATTGTTGATTGCAGGGATGATACTCTATGCCTGCTACTGGCTCATTCTGCTGGTGCTCTACCTGGCAATCGTAGCCAAACGGTGTAACAAGAGGGAAGAGCAGTATCACCTGCCATATGCGGAGGCATAA